The Montipora capricornis isolate CH-2021 chromosome 6, ASM3666992v2, whole genome shotgun sequence genome has a window encoding:
- the LOC138052874 gene encoding protein FAM76A-like, with amino-acid sequence MSLFACTQCNGRYPFEELSKGDQLCKDCRKTFPLVTCTYCRLEFHLFRDTENKPVCKKCSYKFKMYGQPSCCEYCNIRAAFEGSKCSRCLSSEKKYGPPVSCQQCKLNCAFEKPMEARDKVDGKTLCLLCTLSYKRILHRAKKGEKRVGGLYEHKRDRKSKHAKLSKKENNDSPKDGKTPSVAAAALERIGSNRSSPLNAGLYSSMTNDANSEPIMLESHITELTELKEQVMNLKKQVQQKEQALIEKEKKITELKAEHWEKEKEFRQKIIQMQKDHADRIEGLQVESRNLKRQVALLSKADKSKPEKPVIASG; translated from the exons ATGTCTCTCTTTGCTTGTACTCAGTGCAATGGACGTTATCCATTCGAGGAGTTATCTAAGGGCGACCAACTTTGCAAG GATTGCCGAAAAACTTTTCCCTTGGTGACTTGTACCTATTGCCGTTTAGAATTTCATCTATTTAG GGATACTGAAAACAAACCAGTTTGCAAGAAGTGTTCTTATAAGTTCAAAATGTATGGGCAG CCTTCCTGTTGTGAGTATTGTAACATAAGAGCAGCATTTGAGGGGAGCAAGTGTTCCAG ATGTTTGAGTTCGGAGAAAAAGTATGGTCCACCAGTTTCCTGTCAGCAGTGCAAATTGAACTGTGCTTTTGAGAAGCCTATGGAAGCAAGAGACAAG GTGGATGGAAAAACTCTCTGTTTGTTGTGCACATTGTCTTACAAGCGAATATTACACAGAgcgaaaaaaggagaaaagagaGTAGGTGGACTGTATGAACACAAAAGAGACAG AAAATCAAAACATGCAAAACTTTCAAAGAAGGAGAACAATGACAGTCCTAAAGATGGAAAAACTCCATCAGTCGCTGCTGCTGCGTTGGAGAGAATTGGAAGCAATCGAAGCAGTCCTCTGAATGCTGGACTCTACAGTAGCATGACCAA TGATGCCAATAGTGAACCAATTATGTTGGAATCTCACATCACTGAACTTACTGAACTCAAAGAACAG gTTATGAATCTTAAAAAGCAAGTTCAACAGAAAGAACAAGCACTgattgaaaaagagaaaaag ATAACTGAACTTAAGGCTGAACATTGGGAAAAGGAGAAAGAATTTCGACAGAAGATTATCCAAATGCAAAAAGATCATGCAGATCGGATAGAAGGTTTACAG GTAGAAAGTCGAAATCTCAAACGACAAGTGGCCTTGCTCTCAAAGGCAGACAAAAGTAAACCAGAAAAGCCTGTTATCGCCTCTGGCTGA
- the LOC138052875 gene encoding CASP8-associated protein 2-like — translation MAMNDDYVEKTEASDGKTNSSFIVKDEDSLDFDLYGDLSVDLNQEMTYPELKKLHEESKQTIKKLEAEIKKLRDENLVLKKNISSLYLTAREEITRKDAQIKTLQDKEVRSRRFLAAIQREASANS, via the exons ATGGCGATGAACGATGATTATGTCGAGAAAACAGAGGCATCTGACGGTAAAACAAATTCTTCGTTCATTGTCAAAGACGAGG ATTCTCTGGATTTTGATTTATATGGAGACCTATCTGTAGACCTAAACCAGGAAATGACTTACCCAGAG TTGAAAAAACTCCATGaagaaagcaagcaaacaaTAAAAAAGCTGGAAGCTGAA ATTAAGAAGCTTAGAGATGAAAACCTCGTGCTTAAAAAAAACATCTCTAGCTTGTACCTTACAGCAAGGGAAGAGATTACACGAAAGGATGCACAGATTAAAACTCTGCAAGATAAAGAAGTGAGAAGCAGACGATTCTTGGCAGCAATTCAACGTGAAGCATCAGCAAACAGTTGA